The proteins below are encoded in one region of Magnetospirillum sp. XM-1:
- a CDS encoding Tn3 family transposase codes for MVRGFLTDNERSQLFAIPVDQNALIQYYTLTPDEIDLALGKRGARNKLGVALQLCLLRHPGFGLAASATVPAELIRYLGAQLGVPASVYLDYSRRPQTRTDHAQELAVRLGLRSPGRVDIPMMLDLAASTAWETDHGVAIITGLIAGLRSRKYILPAPDTLERVGTKGRARARRLAAEALITPLTADQLTLVDALVSNDAELGRTRLSWLRDIPESPSAGNMIGILDRLGHVRTLELNPALRNAIHENRFLQFAREGAVAPAFLLTNYSVRRRRATLIAQMIERQITLSDAAVEMFDKLVGSMFTRARRRKEERYQATTRDVGRLMRLFDRTIDTLSAAREGATDPFAALDTHVGWKNLMKVRGEVRALAEFVEEDMLVTATEKYMTLRKYAPSFFKAFTFKAARISDPLLAAVRLLREVNEMEGGDIPSDAPMPFSNKRWKKVVVEGGKIDRRRYETAICATLRDRLRSGDIWIEGTRKFQRFDRYLLPKSQVAKVAAELPITSDVDGYLRERAELLDFRLRRFERLLRRGKLDGVDLRNGRLHITPLKAITPPEADWLDRVIDGMLPRIRITELLSEVNHRTGFATKFTDLRTGRPHENPSAVLAAVLADANNQGLESMALASQGVTYAQLAWTHNWYLSAENYSAALATIIDAHHTHPFAEIWGKGTTSSSDGQFFRGGGGSAAVNAKYGVNPGVRFYTHVSDQYGPYHPLVISATGSEAPHVLDGLLMHGTSLQITEHYTDTGGASDHVFGCSHMLGCRFVPRLRDLPERRLASIGPASDYPGLKSIMGRQIQKEVIVECWDEVIHMIASLKAGTVAPSVVLKKLAAYRRQNRLDLALQEIGRIERTLFTLDWLEDPEMRRRCQAGLNKGESRHFLAQAVYVHRQGRITDRTFENQNFRASGLNLVIAAIVYWNTIYMERAVHNLRSTGVSAPDNLLTHVAPLGWSHISLSGDYLWEQAPQFPEGFRPLRAEDDRLYQVA; via the coding sequence ATGGTGCGAGGTTTTCTGACCGATAACGAACGCAGCCAGCTCTTCGCAATTCCGGTGGATCAGAATGCACTGATCCAATATTACACACTGACACCAGATGAAATCGATTTGGCCCTGGGCAAACGCGGAGCTCGAAATAAGCTCGGTGTCGCTCTGCAACTTTGCCTCCTACGTCATCCCGGTTTCGGCCTTGCCGCCTCGGCTACAGTACCGGCCGAACTGATCCGATATTTGGGGGCTCAACTCGGCGTCCCCGCGTCAGTCTATCTCGATTATAGTCGGCGTCCCCAAACGCGCACAGACCATGCACAAGAGCTCGCGGTGCGGCTCGGACTGCGCTCGCCGGGACGTGTCGATATTCCCATGATGCTCGATCTAGCCGCCAGCACCGCATGGGAGACTGACCACGGCGTTGCGATCATCACTGGGCTGATAGCAGGCCTGCGCTCCCGCAAGTACATTCTCCCCGCACCGGATACACTGGAACGTGTCGGCACCAAAGGCCGTGCCCGAGCGCGCCGCTTGGCTGCAGAGGCGCTGATCACGCCATTGACAGCTGACCAACTCACTCTGGTCGATGCATTGGTCAGCAACGATGCCGAGTTGGGCCGAACCCGTCTCTCCTGGCTCCGCGATATCCCGGAATCACCCAGCGCTGGCAATATGATCGGTATCCTCGACCGGCTGGGTCATGTCCGGACGCTTGAACTCAATCCGGCGCTCCGCAACGCCATTCATGAGAACCGCTTCCTGCAATTCGCCCGTGAGGGTGCCGTGGCGCCAGCATTTCTGCTGACCAACTACAGCGTGCGCCGTCGTCGCGCAACACTGATTGCACAAATGATCGAACGCCAGATTACCCTTTCGGATGCGGCCGTCGAGATGTTCGACAAGCTGGTCGGCTCGATGTTCACCCGCGCCAGGAGGCGTAAGGAGGAGCGATATCAGGCGACTACCCGGGATGTCGGCCGACTAATGCGCCTCTTTGACCGGACCATCGACACGCTCAGCGCCGCCCGGGAAGGGGCCACCGATCCATTCGCCGCACTGGATACCCATGTCGGCTGGAAGAACCTCATGAAGGTCAGGGGCGAGGTCAGGGCTCTGGCCGAGTTTGTAGAAGAGGACATGCTGGTCACCGCGACAGAAAAATATATGACGTTGCGGAAGTATGCGCCTTCCTTCTTCAAGGCATTCACATTCAAGGCTGCCCGTATCAGCGACCCTCTCCTGGCGGCTGTTCGTCTTCTGCGGGAAGTTAACGAAATGGAGGGTGGCGACATCCCGAGTGATGCACCAATGCCCTTCTCGAACAAGCGATGGAAGAAGGTGGTGGTAGAGGGAGGCAAGATCGATCGGCGCCGTTATGAAACGGCGATTTGCGCCACCCTGCGAGACCGTCTGCGGTCAGGAGATATTTGGATCGAGGGCACGCGGAAATTCCAACGCTTCGATCGCTATCTGCTGCCAAAGTCCCAAGTGGCCAAGGTGGCGGCCGAACTGCCCATTACCTCCGATGTCGATGGCTATCTCCGTGAACGGGCTGAACTGCTGGATTTCCGGTTGCGCAGGTTTGAGCGTTTGCTCCGACGCGGCAAACTGGACGGTGTTGATCTTCGGAACGGCAGGCTCCACATCACCCCTCTGAAGGCGATCACGCCGCCTGAGGCCGACTGGCTCGACCGGGTGATCGACGGAATGCTACCGCGCATCCGGATCACCGAGTTGTTGAGCGAGGTCAACCATCGGACCGGCTTTGCCACGAAATTCACTGACCTCAGAACCGGCCGTCCCCATGAGAACCCAAGCGCAGTCCTGGCTGCGGTTCTGGCCGACGCCAACAACCAAGGGCTGGAAAGCATGGCTCTCGCCTCGCAAGGTGTGACATACGCCCAACTTGCCTGGACGCATAACTGGTATCTCAGTGCCGAGAACTATTCCGCCGCTCTGGCGACCATCATCGACGCGCACCATACCCATCCCTTCGCCGAAATTTGGGGCAAGGGTACAACGTCGTCGTCAGACGGCCAATTTTTCCGCGGCGGAGGCGGTTCGGCTGCGGTCAATGCCAAGTATGGCGTCAATCCGGGCGTCCGCTTCTATACCCACGTCTCTGATCAGTATGGGCCGTATCATCCCCTGGTCATTTCCGCGACCGGCTCCGAGGCGCCGCACGTCCTTGATGGCTTGCTCATGCACGGCACTTCGCTCCAGATTACCGAGCACTACACGGACACCGGCGGCGCCTCCGATCACGTCTTCGGATGTTCTCATATGCTTGGGTGTAGGTTCGTGCCTCGGCTCCGTGACCTTCCCGAGCGCCGACTGGCGTCGATTGGCCCGGCAAGCGATTATCCTGGGCTAAAATCCATCATGGGACGACAAATCCAGAAAGAAGTGATCGTCGAATGCTGGGACGAAGTCATCCACATGATCGCCTCTCTGAAAGCTGGCACTGTGGCACCGTCCGTTGTGCTCAAGAAACTTGCCGCCTACCGGCGACAAAACCGTCTTGACTTGGCGCTCCAAGAAATTGGCCGGATCGAACGAACCTTATTCACGCTCGACTGGCTCGAAGATCCAGAGATGCGGCGACGCTGCCAAGCTGGCCTCAACAAGGGTGAATCCCGCCACTTCCTGGCCCAAGCGGTCTATGTCCATCGACAGGGCCGGATCACTGATCGCACATTCGAGAACCAGAACTTCCGCGCGTCCGGGCTCAATCTCGTGATTGCGGCAATCGTCTACTGGAATACCATCTATATGGAACGCGCCGTTCACAATCTGAGATCCACCGGGGTCAGCGCTCCTGACAACCTCCTTACCCATGTCGCGCCGCTTGGCTGGTCACATATCAGCCTGAGCGGCGATTACCTGTGGGAGCAGGCGCCCCAGTTCCCCGAGGGCTTCAGACCGCTCAGAGCGGAAGATGACCGGCTGTATCAGGTCGCTTGA
- a CDS encoding response regulator has product MTHILIVDDDPDICALLTQFLMGQGYTVATAGDGAAMRQALVGEVVDLVILDLMLPGEDGLSLCRHLRATTSLPIIMLTAMGSETDRVVGLEMGADDYLAKPFSTRELLARIRAVLRRAGQITQSAPGEPAPADEPGEILEFSGWHLDVSRRRLTSPDGVLAEITSGEFDLLLAFLHHPHQVLSRDQLLDLARGRVSGPFDRTIDVQVGRLRRKMETDPKTPELFKTVRGGGYVLTVDVRRS; this is encoded by the coding sequence ATGACCCACATCCTGATTGTCGATGACGACCCAGACATCTGTGCCCTGCTGACCCAATTCCTGATGGGACAAGGCTATACCGTTGCCACGGCGGGTGACGGCGCTGCCATGCGTCAGGCGCTGGTAGGCGAGGTGGTCGATCTGGTGATTCTCGACCTGATGCTGCCGGGCGAGGACGGCCTGTCGCTGTGCCGCCACCTGCGGGCTACCACCAGCCTGCCGATCATTATGTTGACCGCCATGGGCAGCGAGACCGACCGGGTGGTCGGCCTGGAAATGGGAGCCGACGACTACCTCGCCAAGCCGTTCAGCACCCGCGAGCTTCTGGCTCGTATCCGCGCCGTCCTGCGTCGGGCCGGTCAGATCACGCAGAGCGCACCCGGCGAACCCGCGCCGGCCGATGAACCGGGCGAGATTCTGGAATTTTCCGGCTGGCACCTCGACGTCTCCCGCCGCCGTCTGACCTCGCCCGACGGCGTCCTGGCAGAAATAACCAGCGGTGAATTCGACCTGCTGCTGGCCTTCCTCCACCACCCCCATCAGGTACTCAGCCGCGACCAGTTGCTTGACTTGGCGCGAGGGCGAGTCTCGGGGCCATTCGATCGCACCATCGACGTCCAAGTCGGCCGCCTGCGCCGCAAGATGGAGACTGACCCCAAGACGCCCGAACTGTTCAAGACGGTGCGTGGTGGCGGCTATGTGCTGACGGTGGATGTGAGGCGCAGTTAA
- a CDS encoding ATP-binding protein has protein sequence MQVSFQLEGGTWVNFDMAMVRAATLWSPHAVLSTLVMMVAVLVFGTWATGWVGLPLATFATAADRLGRDVNAPRLPEDGPREVRRAVAAFNEMQGRIRRFVEDRTQMLAAISHDLRSPITRLRLRTELLPEGEGRDKMLRDLDEMEAMVASSLDFARGEAVDEITETIDLAATLEAICDNAADMGLAAEFEWERRLVCACRPAAIKRALANLVENAARYGQQAKVRAHANDQAIEVVIEDSGPGIPEAELDKVFGPFYRVEGSRNRKTGGIGLGLTVARGIIRAHGGDILLQNRPEGGLRVTVTLPQEGTP, from the coding sequence ATGCAAGTTTCTTTCCAGTTGGAGGGCGGAACCTGGGTGAACTTCGACATGGCCATGGTCCGTGCAGCCACCCTGTGGTCGCCCCATGCCGTCCTGTCGACCTTGGTGATGATGGTCGCCGTCCTGGTATTCGGCACCTGGGCCACCGGCTGGGTGGGCCTCCCGCTGGCCACCTTCGCCACCGCGGCCGATCGCCTGGGCCGCGACGTCAACGCTCCCCGGCTGCCCGAGGATGGCCCGCGCGAGGTGCGCCGCGCCGTGGCGGCCTTCAACGAAATGCAGGGCCGCATCCGCCGCTTCGTCGAGGATAGGACCCAGATGCTGGCCGCCATCTCCCACGATCTGCGCAGCCCCATCACCCGCCTGCGGCTTCGCACCGAACTGCTGCCCGAGGGCGAGGGGCGCGACAAGATGTTGCGCGACCTGGACGAGATGGAGGCCATGGTGGCCTCCTCCCTCGACTTCGCCCGCGGCGAGGCGGTCGATGAAATCACCGAGACCATCGACCTCGCCGCCACGTTGGAGGCCATCTGCGACAATGCCGCCGATATGGGCCTCGCGGCGGAATTCGAATGGGAGCGGCGCTTGGTTTGCGCCTGCCGCCCCGCAGCGATCAAACGAGCACTAGCCAATCTGGTCGAAAATGCCGCCCGCTACGGTCAACAGGCCAAGGTCAGAGCTCATGCGAACGATCAGGCCATCGAGGTGGTGATCGAGGATTCCGGCCCCGGCATTCCTGAAGCCGAGTTGGACAAGGTGTTTGGCCCATTCTACCGGGTCGAAGGCTCGCGCAATCGCAAGACCGGAGGAATCGGCCTGGGTCTGACCGTAGCCCGCGGCATCATCCGCGCCCATGGCGGCGACATCCTCCTCCAGAACCGCCCGGAAGGCGGCTTGCGCGTCACCGTGACCCTGCCGCAGGAGGGAACGCCATGA
- a CDS encoding IS110 family transposase: MTEVSTIGFDLAKRVFQVHGVDGDGAVTIRRQLRRSEVVTFFAKLSPCVVGMEACASAHYWARTLAKLGHEVRLIPPSRVKPYVKRGRKNDAADAAAIAEAVTRPHMEFVPVKSEEAQAVLMLHRTRRLLVTQRTMLGNALRSHFAEYGIIEPEGQGGLARLVVCALDAPDAALPQAAREAMAMLAAHVRETDSKIDALDHEILRWHRNDADSQRVASIPGIGPLIASAIVAAMGDPKRFKTGRDFAAWLGLVPSQNSTGGKTVLGPITKAGDRYLRSLLVVGATGTLWRRRKEQGTWLAGMMARGKTARQISVALANKMARTAWAILAKGGLYHDAAAQAA; encoded by the coding sequence ATGACCGAGGTTAGCACGATTGGTTTTGATCTGGCGAAGCGGGTTTTCCAGGTCCACGGGGTCGATGGCGACGGTGCCGTGACGATCCGGCGGCAGTTGCGCCGCTCCGAGGTCGTGACGTTCTTCGCCAAGCTGTCGCCCTGCGTGGTGGGGATGGAGGCGTGCGCCTCAGCCCATTATTGGGCGCGGACGCTGGCCAAACTGGGGCATGAGGTGCGCCTGATCCCGCCCTCGCGGGTCAAGCCCTATGTCAAGCGAGGACGGAAGAACGACGCAGCCGACGCTGCGGCGATCGCCGAGGCGGTGACACGGCCGCACATGGAGTTCGTGCCGGTCAAGAGCGAGGAGGCGCAAGCGGTGCTGATGCTCCATCGCACCCGCCGCCTGTTGGTGACCCAGCGCACCATGCTCGGCAATGCGCTGCGGTCGCATTTTGCCGAATACGGCATCATCGAACCGGAGGGGCAAGGTGGGCTGGCAAGGCTGGTCGTCTGTGCGCTGGACGCACCGGATGCGGCATTGCCTCAGGCGGCTCGTGAAGCCATGGCGATGCTGGCCGCGCATGTGCGTGAGACCGACTCCAAGATCGATGCGCTGGATCACGAAATCCTGAGATGGCACCGTAACGACGCCGACAGCCAGAGGGTCGCCTCCATTCCCGGCATCGGCCCGCTGATCGCCAGCGCCATCGTTGCCGCCATGGGCGATCCCAAGCGCTTCAAGACGGGGCGAGACTTCGCCGCCTGGCTGGGGCTGGTGCCATCGCAGAATTCCACCGGTGGCAAAACCGTGCTGGGGCCGATCACCAAGGCTGGGGACCGCTATCTGCGGTCGCTCCTGGTGGTCGGCGCCACCGGCACTTTATGGCGGCGGCGCAAAGAGCAAGGCACATGGCTGGCGGGCATGATGGCGCGGGGTAAGACGGCACGGCAGATCTCCGTCGCCCTGGCCAACAAGATGGCGCGCACCGCCTGGGCCATCCTCGCCAAGGGTGGCCTCTATCACGACGCGGCAGCACAGGCCGCCTGA
- a CDS encoding FixH family protein → MRMKLMAMAGMVVVSLGAVSGPALADPKDYRFEAVDSQVTVSPTATMAVRLVHVPTGKVVTNAIVFQPKMEMPMGNMAPMPTKVVPSAPDGKGVYPFTADISMAGPLTLTVSAKIQGEATTVTGSVPFTAAAMDHGKTDNGGHNH, encoded by the coding sequence ATGCGAATGAAGTTGATGGCGATGGCGGGCATGGTGGTGGTGAGCCTGGGAGCCGTCTCTGGTCCAGCCCTGGCCGATCCCAAGGATTACCGTTTCGAAGCGGTGGATTCGCAGGTGACGGTCTCCCCCACCGCCACGATGGCGGTGCGGCTGGTCCATGTGCCCACAGGCAAGGTGGTGACTAACGCCATCGTCTTCCAACCCAAGATGGAAATGCCCATGGGCAACATGGCGCCCATGCCGACCAAAGTTGTCCCGTCCGCCCCGGACGGCAAGGGCGTCTACCCCTTTACTGCCGACATCTCCATGGCCGGGCCGTTGACTCTGACCGTGTCAGCCAAGATCCAGGGCGAGGCGACAACCGTCACCGGCTCGGTACCCTTCACCGCAGCTGCCATGGATCACGGTAAGACGGATAATGGCGGTCACAACCACTGA
- a CDS encoding TolC family protein, protein MRKPIAASMIVLALVLIQGRMALAEDGHHHHGVQVIGGSVDDLISIARQMSPELQIAALEAAAALAKVDGAGSLADPKVSLAVEDWSTNRNGGNFPSNPASQTTKKLRISQELPFWGKRDLKREIAEAGARKAAVLKRQVENELVAKVKVAYAEYHSTHLAIDAARDLRARLDTLTKLAGARYGQALGKQQDVTRAQVEKSVLDTEIVRMDAERRKARIKINRLLARPLDAPLVEAPAPRVIPAMEALDLAALTDRAQSANPEIIAQQVTIEGSDKALSLAEKSWYPDFELTAGAVKREGEWRGYEAMVAMNIPLQWNLRTSEIGEAKAMAGAARTKRELRALELGNEVADAWISLKSAREVEKLLRESQLPQAEIGFQAAAKGYELGRSDLIDVLQTEQQLWKSNIDLIKVLFEQQMRLAELEKLVGGDL, encoded by the coding sequence ATGAGAAAACCGATTGCTGCTTCGATGATTGTCCTGGCTCTGGTCTTGATTCAGGGGCGGATGGCGCTGGCTGAGGACGGTCACCACCATCACGGTGTCCAGGTGATCGGAGGCTCGGTCGACGACCTGATCTCCATCGCCCGCCAGATGAGCCCAGAGCTTCAGATTGCCGCCTTGGAGGCGGCTGCCGCTCTGGCCAAGGTCGATGGCGCCGGTTCGCTGGCAGACCCCAAGGTGTCGCTGGCGGTGGAGGATTGGAGCACCAACCGTAACGGCGGCAATTTCCCCTCCAACCCGGCCTCGCAGACCACCAAGAAGCTGCGGATTTCGCAGGAACTGCCGTTCTGGGGCAAGCGCGACCTGAAGCGCGAGATCGCCGAGGCCGGAGCGCGCAAGGCGGCCGTCCTCAAGCGGCAGGTGGAGAACGAACTGGTCGCCAAGGTCAAGGTGGCCTATGCCGAATACCACTCGACCCATCTGGCGATCGATGCCGCCCGCGACTTGCGGGCCCGTCTCGATACCTTGACCAAGCTGGCCGGCGCCCGTTACGGGCAGGCTCTGGGCAAGCAGCAGGACGTCACCCGCGCCCAGGTGGAGAAGTCGGTGCTCGACACCGAGATCGTCCGCATGGACGCCGAACGCCGCAAGGCCCGGATCAAGATCAACCGCCTGCTGGCCCGTCCTCTCGATGCTCCCCTGGTGGAAGCCCCGGCGCCGCGGGTCATCCCGGCCATGGAGGCGCTGGACCTCGCCGCCTTGACGGATCGGGCCCAAAGCGCCAATCCCGAGATCATCGCGCAGCAAGTGACCATCGAGGGCTCGGACAAGGCACTCAGTTTGGCCGAGAAGAGCTGGTATCCCGACTTCGAGTTGACCGCCGGCGCGGTCAAGCGCGAGGGCGAATGGCGCGGCTACGAGGCCATGGTCGCCATGAACATCCCGCTGCAATGGAACCTGCGCACCTCCGAGATCGGCGAGGCCAAGGCCATGGCCGGTGCGGCGCGCACCAAGCGCGAACTGCGCGCCCTGGAACTGGGCAACGAGGTGGCCGATGCCTGGATCAGCCTGAAATCCGCCCGCGAAGTAGAGAAGCTGCTGCGCGAGAGCCAGTTGCCCCAGGCAGAGATCGGCTTCCAGGCCGCCGCCAAGGGCTATGAACTGGGGCGCTCGGATCTGATCGACGTGCTGCAGACTGAACAGCAGTTGTGGAAATCCAATATCGATCTGATCAAGGTGCTGTTCGAGCAGCAGATGCGCCTGGCCGAACTGGAAAAGCTGGTGGGAGGTGACCTATGA
- a CDS encoding efflux RND transporter periplasmic adaptor subunit, with the protein MSATRALLLGSVAVVAALGGGYWLGRSGQSHQPLAANTAPPPAATGSHTGHDAAAQVAKERQILFYQHPDGSADYSPTPKKDAKGRDYIPVYADPEPEPPPAGAGPQTSSASPKPVGKGKILYYRNAMGLPDTSPVPKKDSMGMEYVPVYEGEDDGTTLKVSLDKVQKLGVRTEAAKMTTLARSIRAVGSVQVDERNLHVVASKFEGYIERLNVNQTGQAVKRGQSLMEVYSPDLVLAQREFLVAATGAKSLENASPEAREAARSLADGALARLKNWDIPTSQIEKLRQGGQITRTLSFASPASGIVLEKRAVQGMRFMPGEMLYQIADLSTVWVIAEVFEQDLAQVNLGQTARVNFNALPGLTFTGKVTFLYPTVTPETRTAKVRIELPNHDGHLKPALYGAVELASPVADHPVLTIPDSAVLDSGTKQAVLVEKGEGRFEPREVKSGARTNGLIEIKEGLAEGEKVVIRANFLIDAESNLRAALQSFHSH; encoded by the coding sequence ATGAGCGCCACCCGCGCCCTCCTGCTCGGCAGTGTCGCCGTGGTCGCCGCGTTGGGCGGCGGCTACTGGCTCGGTCGCTCCGGCCAATCGCACCAGCCCCTGGCGGCCAATACCGCCCCACCGCCAGCCGCCACCGGCTCCCACACCGGCCACGACGCGGCAGCGCAGGTCGCTAAAGAACGCCAGATCCTGTTCTACCAGCATCCCGACGGCAGTGCCGACTACTCGCCGACGCCCAAGAAGGACGCCAAGGGCCGCGACTACATTCCGGTCTACGCCGATCCCGAGCCGGAACCGCCCCCCGCGGGCGCAGGCCCGCAAACTTCAAGCGCCTCGCCCAAGCCGGTCGGCAAGGGCAAGATCCTCTACTACCGCAATGCCATGGGGTTGCCCGACACCTCGCCGGTCCCCAAAAAAGACAGCATGGGGATGGAGTACGTCCCGGTCTACGAGGGCGAGGACGACGGCACCACCCTGAAAGTCAGCCTGGACAAGGTCCAGAAGCTGGGCGTCCGTACCGAGGCCGCCAAGATGACCACCCTGGCCCGCTCCATCCGCGCCGTGGGCTCGGTCCAGGTGGACGAGCGCAATCTCCATGTGGTGGCGTCCAAGTTCGAGGGGTATATCGAGCGCCTCAACGTCAACCAGACCGGTCAGGCGGTCAAGCGCGGCCAGTCGCTGATGGAGGTCTACAGCCCCGATCTGGTGCTGGCGCAGCGGGAGTTCCTGGTCGCCGCCACGGGGGCCAAATCCCTGGAGAACGCCAGCCCGGAGGCCCGCGAGGCCGCCCGGTCCCTGGCCGACGGCGCCCTGGCGCGGCTCAAGAACTGGGACATCCCCACCTCCCAGATCGAGAAGCTGCGTCAGGGCGGCCAGATCACCCGCACCCTGTCCTTCGCCTCGCCAGCCTCAGGCATCGTGCTGGAGAAGCGGGCCGTCCAGGGCATGCGCTTCATGCCGGGCGAGATGCTCTACCAGATCGCCGATCTCTCCACCGTCTGGGTGATCGCCGAGGTGTTCGAGCAGGATCTGGCTCAGGTCAATCTCGGCCAGACCGCCCGCGTCAATTTCAACGCCCTGCCGGGCCTGACCTTCACCGGCAAGGTTACCTTCCTCTACCCCACCGTGACGCCCGAGACCCGCACCGCCAAGGTGCGGATCGAGTTGCCCAACCATGACGGCCACCTGAAGCCCGCCCTCTACGGTGCGGTCGAGCTGGCCTCGCCGGTGGCGGACCACCCGGTTCTGACCATCCCCGATTCGGCGGTGCTGGACAGCGGCACCAAGCAGGCGGTGCTGGTGGAAAAGGGGGAGGGCCGCTTCGAGCCTCGCGAGGTGAAGTCAGGAGCCCGGACCAATGGCCTGATCGAGATCAAGGAAGGGTTGGCCGAGGGGGAAAAGGTCGTGATCCGCGCCAATTTCTTGATCGACGCAGAGAGCAATCTGCGCGCCGCGCTGCAAAGCTTCCACAGCCACTGA